A part of Carassius carassius chromosome 4, fCarCar2.1, whole genome shotgun sequence genomic DNA contains:
- the LOC132139977 gene encoding metal transporter CNNM4 isoform X2 codes for MATEWSGKGCTLTLMLFFWSKICANRAESLGSDSRILGMRLEWSEKPATTADNGIIQVTEGSKIKLRFYGLQISNDTKQQIKFVEQGEDSSSDFNRTCADFTKDISIETEMEVSNQGTSGVLEFSIKPLRKSESKKDYGMCIRRSQDGKWYRLGEHDGKLRVVEEKKSLLPIWFQVILISCLLVLSGMFSGLNLGLMALDPMELRIVQSCGTEKEKKYARKIEPIRKKGNYLLCSLLLGNVLVNTTLTILLDDLIGSGLGAVVASTIGIVIFGEIVPQALCSRHGLAVGANTIHLTKFFMLLTFPLSFPISKLLDCILGQEIGTVYNREKLVGMLKVTAPYNDLVKEEMNMIQGALELRTKTVEDIMTPLSNCFMINSDAVLDFNTMSEIMESGYTRIPVYEDEQTNIVDILFVKDLAFVDPDDCTTLKTITKFYNHPVHFVFHDTKLDSMLEEFKKGKSHLAIVQKVNNEGEGDPFYEVLGLVTLEDVIEEIIKSEILDESDLYTDNRTRKKVAHNKNKRDFSAFKQESESKVKISPQLMLAAHRFLATEVNLFSPSQISEKILLRILKHPDVIQEIKFNESDKKSAHHYLYLRGKPVDFFILILQGRVEVEAGNENMKFETGPFSFYGVKALSASTPVRVSRPRHLSLKRCSLFSRFPGNCRHVWAL; via the exons ATGGCGACAGAATGGAGTGGGAAAGGGTGCACGCTGactttaatgctgttcttttggagtAAAATCTGCGCTAATAGAGCGGAATCCCTGGGGAGCGACAGCCGGATCCTCGGCATGCGGCTGGAGTGGAGCGAAAAGCCCGCCACGACCGCCGACAATGGGATCATACAGGTAACAGAGGGGAGCAAAATCAAGCTCCGGTTCTACGGACTGCAAATCAGTAATGACACCAAGCAGCAGATTAAGTTCGTAGAGCAGGGCGAGGACAGCAGCTCTGACTTCAACAGGACTTGTGCTGATTTCACCAAAGACATCTCCATCGAGACTGAGATGGAGGTCAGCAACCAGGGCACATCTGGGGTGCTGGAGTTCAGTATTAAACCACTTAGGAAAAGTGAGTCCAAGAAGGATTACGGGATGTGCATCAGACGCAGCCAGGATGGGAAGTGGTACCGCCTGGGAGAACATGATGGAAAGTTGCGTGTGGTGGAGGAGAAGAAGTCTCTGCTTCCCATTTGGTTCCAGGTGATCTTGATCTCCTGCCTTCTGGTGCTCTCAGGTATGTTCAGTGGTCTAAACCTGGGACTCATGGCTTTGGACCCCATGGAGCTGCGAATCGTCCAGAGCTGTGGCACGGAGAAGGAGAAGAAGTACGCACGAAAGATTGAACCCATCCGGAAGAAAGGAAACTATCTGTTATGCTCGCTGCTTCTCGGGAACGTGCTGGTCAACACCACGCTGACCATCCTGCTGGATGATCTTATCGGCTCTGGTTTGGGTGCTGTGGTGGCATCAACCATCGGCATCGTCATCTTCGGTGAGATCGTTCCTCAGGCGCTCTGCTCTCGCCACGGCTTGGCGGTGGGCGCTAACACCATCCACCTCACCAAGTTCTTCATGCTTCTGACCTTTCCGCTGTCGTTCCCCATCAGCAAACTGCTGGATTGCATTCTTGGCCAGGAGATCGGCACTGTGTACAACCGGGAGAAGCTGGTGGGGATGCTTAAGGTGACCGCGCCATACAACGACCTGGTGAAAGAGGAGATGAACATGATCCAGGGTGCTCTGGAATTGAGGACTAAGACGGTGGAGGACATCATGACTCCACTCAGCAACTGTTTTATGATCAACAGCGACGCTGTGCTGGACTTCAACACTATGTCAGAAATCATGGAGAGCGGATACACACGCATTCCGGTTTACGAGGACGAACAGACCAATATAGTGGACATCCTCTTTGTGAAAGACCTGGCGTTTGTGGATCCGGATGACTGCACTACACTGAAGACCATCACTAAATTCTACAACCATCCGGTCCACTTTGTGTTTCACGACACTAAGTTGGATTCCATGCTGGAGGAGTTTAAGAAAG GTAAATCACACTTGGCGATAGTTCAGAAAGTTAATAATGAGGGAGAAGGAGATCCGTTCTATGAGGTGCTGGGATTGGTCACTCTGGAAGATGTCATTGAGGAGATCATCAAATCAGAAATCCTGGACGAGTCTGACCTCTACA CTGATAACCGTACCAGAAAGAAAGTGGCACACAATAAAAACAAGCGAGACTTCTCTGCCTTCAAACAAGAGAGTGAGTCTAAAGTCAAGATCTCTCCTCAGCTGATGCTCGCCGCTCACCGCTTCCTTGCAACAG AGGTTAATTTGTTCAGTCCGTCTCAGATCTCAGAGAAAATTCTTCTGCGTATCCTTAAACACCCCGATGTGATCCAGGAGATCAAATTCAATGAGAGTGATAAGAAATCGGCGCACCACTACCTTTACCTGCGTGGCAAACCCGTGGACTTCTTCATCCTCATACTGCAG
- the LOC132139979 gene encoding SEC14-like protein 2 has protein sequence MSGRVGDLSVKQADALAQFRENVKDILPQCPSQSDHFLLRWLRARNFNLQKAEAMLRKHVEFRKHLKVDTITTEWQVPEVIARYLSGGMCGHDREGSPIWYDVIGPLDPKGLMHSVSKQDLVKSKVRDCEILQKDCDLQSERLGRNIEAITMIYDCEGLGMKHLYKPAIETYGEVLTMFEDNYPEGLKRLFVIKAPKLFPVAYNLVKHFLSVDTRRKVIVLGSNWQEVLQKYIDPEELPAHYGGKLTDPDGDPRCRTRITLGSEIPKTYYVQDSIKVDYDQCVTIGRGSSHQVEYELLAPNCALRWQFTCDGADIGFGVYMKKKIGEWIKASEMKEVVPNQRYNAHLVPEDGSLTCPEPGVYVLRFDNTYSIFQSKTVSFTVEVLLPSQVNQSER, from the exons ATGAGCGGAAGAGTCGGAGATCTGAGCGTGAAACAAGCCGACGCTTTGGCACAG TTTCGAGAAAATGTTAAGGATATTCTACCCCAGTGTCCATCCCAGAGTGACCACTTTCTGCTCCGATGGCTGAGAG CTAGAAATTTCAATCTACAGAAAGCCGAGGCCATGCTGCGCAAG CACGTGGAATTTCGGAAACACTTGAAAGTTGACACCATCACTACAGAGTGGCAGGTGCCAGAG GTGATAGCCAGGTATCTGTCTGGTGGCATGTGTGGCCATGACCGTGAAGGGAGCCCCATCTGGTATGACGTCATCGGACCTTTGGACCCTAAGGGTCTGATGCATTCAGTATCCAAGCAGGACTTAGTCAAGTCTAAAGTCAGAGACTGTGAGATTCTGCAGAAAGATTGTGACTTACAGAGCGAACGG TTGGGTAGGAACATTGAGGCAATTACTATGATCTACGACTGTGAAGGTCTGGGAATGAAGCACTTATATAAGCCTGCTATAGAGACTTATGGAGAG GTTCTCACTATGTTTGAAGATAACTATCCAGAGGGACTCAAGAGGTTATTTGTCATTAAAG CACCCAAACTGTTTCCTGTGGCTTACAATCTGGTGAAACATTTTTTGAGTGTGGACACTCGCCGTAAGGTCATCGTACTGGGAT CAAACTGGCAGGAGGTTTTACAGAAATACATCGACCCTGAAGAGCTCCCAGCGCACTATGGAGGCAAACTGACTGACCCTGACGGTGACCCCAGATGTAGAACCAGG attacGCTCGGATCAGAGATTCCCAAGACCTACTATGTTCAAGACTCCATTAAAGTGGACTATGATCAGTGTGTGACTATTGGCCGTGGCTCATCTCATCAGGTGGAATATGAGCTACTTGCACCAAACTGTGCACTAAG ATGGCAGTTCACCTGTGATGGTGCCGACATAGGTTTCGGTGTCTATATGAAGAAGAAGATTGGAGAGTGGATTAAGGCTAGCGAAATGAAGGAAGTTGTGCCAAATCAGCGTTACAACGCACACCTGGTACCCGAGGACGGATCCCTCACCTGTCCAGAACCAGGAGTGT atgTACTGCGATTTGACAACACCTACAGCATCTTCCAGTCCAAAACGGTCAGCTTCACAGTGGAGGTCCTCCTGCCCAGTCAAGTCAACCAATCAGAACGTTAG